One Halobaculum roseum DNA segment encodes these proteins:
- a CDS encoding DUF3179 domain-containing protein, protein MQRALTRRRLLGALGVAGSTALSGCVGGISGRGDGAITAGGASGPPQRDGPLYQPWDHETVREAVVDGGPGKDGIPSVDDPSFAPASESDLADDEVVFGYAGAEDVKAYTQRVLVWHEVANDTLDGTPVAVTYCPLTGTAMGFERGETTFGVSGRLVNNNLVMYDRATDSRWPQLLATAVDGPLAGDQLREFRLVWTTWGRWRETHPDTLVLTEETGYAKRYGSDPYGNYNPTSGYYGGGGPLFASLDEGWAETLDEPKRVVIGARTAEGAVAFDKPSLRERGLLETAGDGDGDDGLLAAYDPALDSSWVYRRGAGSVAPGDDEGQFVVDGETHRAGDLPLEPVYAFDAMWHAWAGFYPETAYVS, encoded by the coding sequence ATGCAACGCGCGCTCACGAGGCGACGCCTGCTCGGAGCGCTCGGGGTCGCAGGATCCACGGCGCTGTCGGGGTGTGTGGGCGGTATCTCCGGGCGCGGAGACGGCGCGATCACGGCCGGCGGCGCGTCGGGACCGCCCCAACGTGACGGCCCCCTGTATCAGCCGTGGGATCACGAGACGGTGCGGGAGGCCGTCGTCGACGGCGGGCCCGGGAAGGACGGTATCCCGTCCGTGGACGATCCGTCGTTCGCGCCCGCGAGCGAGTCGGACCTCGCCGACGACGAGGTGGTGTTCGGCTACGCGGGCGCCGAGGACGTGAAGGCGTACACCCAGCGCGTGCTCGTCTGGCACGAGGTCGCGAACGACACCCTCGACGGGACGCCGGTCGCGGTCACCTACTGCCCGCTCACCGGCACCGCGATGGGGTTCGAGCGCGGCGAGACGACCTTCGGCGTCTCCGGACGGCTGGTGAACAACAACCTCGTCATGTACGACCGCGCGACCGACTCCCGGTGGCCGCAGCTGCTCGCGACGGCCGTCGACGGCCCGCTCGCGGGCGACCAGCTCCGCGAGTTCCGGCTCGTCTGGACGACGTGGGGACGCTGGCGCGAGACCCACCCCGACACGCTGGTGTTGACAGAGGAGACCGGCTACGCCAAGCGCTACGGCTCGGATCCGTACGGCAACTACAACCCCACCAGCGGCTACTACGGCGGCGGGGGGCCGCTGTTCGCGTCGCTCGACGAGGGGTGGGCCGAGACGCTCGACGAGCCGAAGCGCGTCGTGATCGGCGCCAGGACCGCCGAGGGTGCCGTCGCGTTCGACAAGCCGTCGTTGCGCGAACGCGGGCTGCTCGAAACGGCCGGCGACGGGGACGGCGACGACGGCTTGCTCGCGGCGTACGACCCGGCGCTCGACTCGTCGTGGGTGTACCGCCGGGGCGCCGGGAGCGTGGCCCCCGGCGACGATGAGGGGCAGTTCGTCGTCGACGGCGAGACGCACCGCGCGGGCGACCTGCCGCTGGAGCCTGTCTACGCCTTCGACGCCATGTGGCACGCCTGGGCCGGCTTCTACCCGGAGACCGCGTATGTCTCGTGA
- a CDS encoding acetamidase/formamidase family protein, translating to MPHYGHDEEQSYTVDYRLSDADRNIHSAWDNSLEPALTVEDGDVVRFECRDAVDRQVDVETTAEDVMDVSFDPVHPLTGPVYVEDAEPGDVLEVELLDLQHKGWGYNLYFPGDMGLGLLPEEFDEPGIHIWDLEGDVGTFVNGIEVPLDPFPGVIGNAPAEAGEHDTLPPRSVGGNMDVKHMTAGSTVYLPVEVEGALFSTGDCHAAQGDGEVCVTGVEAPMFVTARFRVRKDLDIEQPELATSGPFTPTGVDEPMYATTGIDSDLMEATRKATRHMITHLSEHRGLTRGEAYLLCSAAMDLKISEVVDAPNWTVTAYIPESIFPDGEEA from the coding sequence ATGCCACATTACGGCCACGATGAAGAGCAGTCGTACACCGTCGACTACCGCCTCTCCGACGCCGACCGCAACATCCACTCGGCGTGGGACAACTCCCTGGAGCCGGCGCTGACCGTCGAGGACGGCGACGTGGTCCGGTTCGAGTGCCGGGACGCGGTGGATCGCCAGGTCGACGTGGAAACCACGGCCGAGGACGTGATGGACGTGAGCTTCGATCCGGTCCATCCCCTGACGGGCCCGGTGTACGTCGAGGACGCCGAGCCGGGCGACGTGCTCGAAGTGGAACTGCTCGACCTCCAGCACAAGGGCTGGGGGTACAACCTGTACTTCCCCGGCGACATGGGCCTGGGTCTGCTCCCGGAGGAGTTCGACGAGCCGGGCATCCACATCTGGGATCTCGAGGGCGACGTGGGGACGTTCGTGAACGGCATCGAGGTGCCGCTGGACCCGTTCCCGGGCGTCATCGGCAACGCGCCCGCGGAGGCGGGCGAGCACGACACGCTCCCGCCGCGGTCGGTCGGCGGCAACATGGACGTGAAACACATGACCGCCGGTTCCACGGTGTATCTCCCGGTCGAGGTGGAGGGCGCCCTGTTCTCGACGGGGGACTGTCACGCCGCCCAGGGCGACGGCGAGGTGTGTGTCACGGGCGTAGAAGCGCCGATGTTCGTCACGGCGCGGTTCCGCGTCCGGAAGGACCTGGACATCGAACAGCCCGAGCTCGCCACCTCGGGGCCGTTCACGCCGACAGGCGTCGACGAGCCGATGTACGCCACCACCGGCATCGACTCCGATCTGATGGAGGCGACGAGGAAGGCGACCCGCCACATGATCACCCACCTCTCGGAGCACCGTGGGCTCACCCGCGGCGAGGCGTACCTGCTGTGCTCGGCGGCGATGGACCTCAAGATCAGCGAGGTGGTCGACGCGCCCAACTGGACGGTGACCGCCTACATCCCCGAGAGCATCTTCCCCGACGGGGAGGAGGCCTGA
- a CDS encoding integrin alpha, giving the protein MNVDTDLNEVDGDHPEYGPNRGERLRGEIDLEEADSKFIGAGQGDNAGWSVAGVGDVNGDGHDDILVGAPNNDTEESNGGAAYLFYGPVEPEEIDLSEADATFTGPAENDSAGWSLAGGDLNGDEYSDIVVGVPGTDAPGTGPGGAYVIYGGPSIEGESSLSSAANVTLEGVDENDMAGFSVGVVSAEDATDGTEDADDEGGAVVVGAPRVDTSAGNESGALYVVDMTAGPEGTISLEDADSTFLGQDDNDLAGSAVAGAGDVDDDGRDEVVASALGAEVDRTTSDNQGAVYVLSDVFDAGTESLSSATARFDGPAPGYRVGYSLAGAEDVNGDGIDDFVVGAPFADERAKDAGAAYVVFGRESLSDGNLTDANITAYGMDERDLAGRSVALVGGDCSEYADVFVGAPRVDTKRGNNTGVAYVVSGDDDDRRTVALDDADAQLQGEGAGDRAGFAVADAGDVNGDDAADVLVGAPRNDSGATNAGAAYLLHGDCPEEKKDRKDDKDERDDKDEKDRKDDKDERDDKDEKDRKDDKDERDDKDEKDRKDDKDEKDLKKVGTHIECRDDGGKLVLENPNHLTVKVTIEGPDHFDKHVVLGAGEMYHLKELENGEYRIKTRSKHSASMTVETVTVDCDPTETPTDTPTETPTDTPTETPTDTPTDTPTDTPTDTPTDTPTDTPTDTPTDTPTDTPTDTPTDTPTDTPTDTPTDTPTDTPTDTPTDTPTDTPTDTPTDTPTDTPTDTPTDTPTDTPTDTPTDTPTDTPTDTPTETTTTTEPNLAGISFIAFCVEGGTQQVNDPCPEGESLLVKFEWNGNAFAPEGGDDEGVEITDVVTNDEGEPIESDWSSEETVSTVVVKSSTDECTFSGGTSGSVTSCGPPNSQQQIGTGIGPLNSITPLQVLPFVGVALAARLALRREEH; this is encoded by the coding sequence GTGAACGTCGACACGGACCTGAACGAAGTGGACGGCGACCATCCCGAGTACGGACCGAACCGAGGTGAACGGCTGCGTGGCGAGATCGACCTCGAAGAGGCGGATTCGAAGTTTATCGGGGCGGGTCAGGGCGACAACGCCGGCTGGTCCGTCGCTGGCGTCGGCGACGTAAACGGGGACGGCCACGACGATATACTGGTCGGCGCTCCCAACAACGATACCGAGGAATCGAACGGCGGCGCGGCGTACCTGTTTTACGGTCCCGTCGAGCCCGAGGAGATCGACCTGTCGGAGGCCGACGCGACGTTCACCGGTCCCGCCGAGAACGACTCTGCGGGATGGTCCCTCGCGGGCGGCGACCTGAACGGCGACGAGTACAGCGACATCGTCGTCGGCGTCCCGGGCACCGACGCGCCGGGGACGGGCCCGGGCGGGGCGTACGTGATCTACGGCGGACCGTCGATCGAGGGGGAGTCGTCGCTCTCCTCGGCGGCTAACGTGACGCTCGAGGGTGTCGACGAGAACGACATGGCGGGCTTCTCGGTCGGCGTCGTGAGCGCCGAGGACGCGACCGACGGAACGGAAGACGCCGACGACGAGGGCGGTGCGGTCGTCGTCGGGGCGCCCAGAGTCGACACGTCCGCTGGCAACGAATCGGGGGCGCTGTACGTCGTCGACATGACTGCGGGCCCCGAAGGGACGATCTCGCTCGAGGACGCCGACAGCACCTTCCTCGGGCAGGACGACAACGACCTGGCGGGCTCCGCTGTCGCGGGCGCGGGCGACGTGGACGACGACGGCCGCGACGAGGTCGTGGCGAGCGCGCTGGGTGCGGAGGTCGACCGGACGACCAGCGACAACCAGGGCGCCGTCTACGTCCTCTCGGACGTGTTCGACGCGGGAACCGAGAGCCTCTCGTCCGCGACGGCACGCTTCGACGGCCCCGCGCCGGGCTACAGGGTCGGGTACTCCCTCGCGGGGGCGGAGGACGTGAACGGCGACGGGATCGACGACTTCGTCGTCGGAGCGCCGTTCGCCGACGAGCGGGCGAAGGACGCCGGCGCCGCGTACGTCGTTTTCGGACGTGAATCGCTGTCCGACGGCAACCTCACCGATGCGAACATCACGGCGTACGGGATGGACGAGCGCGACCTCGCCGGCAGATCGGTCGCGCTCGTCGGCGGGGACTGTAGCGAGTACGCGGACGTGTTCGTCGGCGCGCCACGAGTCGACACGAAGCGCGGCAACAACACGGGCGTCGCGTACGTGGTTTCGGGCGACGACGATGACCGGCGAACGGTCGCTCTGGATGACGCCGACGCGCAACTGCAAGGCGAAGGCGCGGGCGACCGTGCCGGCTTCGCCGTCGCGGACGCGGGCGACGTAAACGGCGATGACGCCGCGGACGTGCTCGTCGGCGCGCCGCGCAACGACTCCGGCGCTACCAACGCTGGCGCCGCGTACCTTCTCCACGGCGACTGTCCGGAGGAGAAGAAAGACAGGAAGGACGACAAGGATGAGAGAGACGACAAGGACGAGAAAGACAGGAAGGACGACAAGGATGAGAGAGACGACAAGGACGAGAAAGACAGGAAGGACGACAAGGATGAGAGAGACGACAAGGACGAGAAAGACAGGAAAGACGACAAGGATGAGAAGGATCTCAAGAAAGTCGGCACCCATATCGAGTGTCGCGATGACGGCGGCAAACTCGTCCTCGAGAACCCTAACCATCTCACGGTCAAAGTGACCATCGAGGGGCCGGACCACTTCGATAAGCACGTTGTGCTCGGTGCCGGCGAGATGTACCACCTGAAGGAACTCGAGAACGGCGAGTACCGGATAAAGACGCGTTCGAAACATTCGGCGTCGATGACCGTTGAAACGGTCACTGTCGACTGTGACCCCACCGAGACGCCAACCGACACCCCCACCGAGACGCCAACCGACACCCCCACCGAGACGCCAACCGACACCCCCACCGACACGCCAACCGACACCCCCACCGACACGCCAACCGACACCCCCACCGACACGCCAACCGACACCCCCACCGACACGCCAACCGACACCCCCACCGACACGCCAACCGACACCCCCACCGACACGCCAACAGACACCCCCACCGACACGCCAACAGACACCCCCACCGACACGCCAACAGACACCCCCACCGACACGCCAACAGACACCCCCACCGACACGCCAACAGACACCCCCACCGACACGCCAACAGACACCCCCACCGACACGCCAACAGACACCCCCACCGACACGCCAACAGACACCCCCACCGACACGCCCACCGAGACGACTACGACGACAGAGCCGAACCTCGCCGGGATCAGCTTCATCGCGTTCTGCGTCGAGGGGGGAACCCAGCAGGTGAACGACCCCTGTCCGGAGGGTGAAAGCCTCCTGGTGAAGTTCGAGTGGAACGGGAACGCGTTCGCCCCGGAAGGCGGCGACGACGAGGGCGTCGAGATCACGGACGTCGTGACGAACGACGAGGGCGAGCCGATCGAGTCGGATTGGTCGTCCGAGGAAACGGTCTCGACGGTGGTGGTCAAGTCGAGTACCGACGAGTGCACCTTCTCGGGCGGAACCAGTGGAAGCGTGACGTCGTGCGGACCGCCGAACAGTCAGCAACAGATCGGAACGGGAATCGGCCCGTTGAACTCGATCACTCCGCTTCAGGTGCTCCCGTTCGTCGGGGTCGCCCTAGCTGCCAGGCTGGCGCTCCGGCGCGAGGAGCACTGA
- a CDS encoding mandelate racemase/muconate lactonizing enzyme family protein, whose protein sequence is MSRNYDSLHDPNAEYTMRELSGETMGVTAKRGGGRDVEITDVQCTMVDGNFPWTLVRVYTDAGIVGTGEAYWGAGVPELIERMTPFLVGENPLDIDRLYEHLIQKMSGEGSVEGVTVSAISGIEVALHDLAGKILEVPAYQLLGGKYRDEMRVYCDCHTEEEADPEACADEAERVVEDLGYDALKFDLDVPSGFEKDRANRHLRPGEIRHKAEIVEKVTERVKDRADVAFDCHWTFSGGSAKRLADAIEEYDVWWLEDPVPPENLEVQEEVTKSTVTPITVGENRYRVTEERRLIENQAVDIIAPDMPKVGGMRETRKIADVANQYYVPVAMHNVSSPVATMASAHVGAAIPNSLAVEYHSYELGWWEDLVEEDVIEDGYITIPEEPGIGLTLDMDTVEEHMVDGETLFDEA, encoded by the coding sequence ATGAGCCGGAACTACGACTCGCTCCACGACCCGAACGCGGAGTACACGATGCGGGAGCTCTCCGGGGAGACGATGGGCGTGACGGCGAAGCGAGGCGGCGGTCGCGACGTGGAGATCACGGACGTGCAGTGCACGATGGTCGACGGGAACTTCCCGTGGACGCTCGTGCGCGTGTACACCGACGCGGGCATCGTCGGCACCGGGGAGGCGTACTGGGGCGCGGGCGTCCCCGAACTCATCGAGCGGATGACGCCGTTCCTCGTCGGGGAGAACCCGCTCGACATCGACCGGCTGTACGAGCACCTCATCCAGAAGATGTCCGGGGAGGGGTCGGTCGAGGGAGTGACCGTCAGCGCCATCTCGGGCATCGAGGTCGCGCTCCACGACCTCGCGGGCAAGATCCTGGAGGTCCCGGCCTACCAGCTGCTGGGCGGCAAGTACCGCGACGAGATGCGCGTCTACTGTGACTGCCACACCGAGGAGGAGGCGGACCCCGAGGCGTGCGCCGACGAGGCCGAGCGCGTCGTCGAGGATCTGGGCTACGACGCGCTGAAGTTCGACCTCGACGTGCCCTCCGGCTTCGAGAAGGACCGCGCGAACCGCCACCTCCGACCGGGCGAGATCCGCCACAAGGCCGAGATCGTCGAGAAGGTCACCGAGCGCGTGAAGGACCGCGCTGACGTCGCCTTCGACTGCCACTGGACGTTCTCGGGCGGCTCGGCCAAACGTCTCGCGGACGCCATCGAGGAGTACGACGTGTGGTGGCTGGAGGACCCCGTCCCGCCGGAGAACCTCGAGGTGCAGGAGGAGGTCACGAAGTCCACCGTCACGCCGATCACGGTCGGCGAGAACCGCTACCGCGTCACCGAGGAGCGCCGGCTCATCGAGAACCAGGCGGTCGACATCATCGCCCCCGACATGCCCAAGGTCGGCGGCATGCGCGAGACCCGCAAGATCGCGGACGTGGCGAACCAGTACTACGTCCCGGTCGCGATGCACAACGTCTCCTCGCCGGTCGCGACGATGGCGAGCGCCCACGTCGGCGCCGCCATCCCCAACTCGCTGGCCGTCGAGTACCACTCCTACGAGCTGGGCTGGTGGGAGGACCTCGTCGAGGAGGACGTGATCGAGGACGGCTACATCACCATCCCCGAGGAGCCCGGCATCGGCCTCACCCTCGACATGGACACCGTCGAGGAGCACATGGTCGACGGCGAGACCCTGTTTGACGAGGCGTAA
- a CDS encoding DUF7504 family protein has translation MGADVHGGVGPAIDENWSDGTAMLLEVPGLDPRERVACRRLLPNSDGIARYCRFSFRRSVDDQFTEICRHGDELPDHGVCVQVRGGIGGAFDPTTGGSDEGPLSVQTVTDPSNVTKLGITLTEVIDEAPDDGATAICFDSLTVLLQYVSLEEAIQFVSLTNSIVGGSGGSIHYHVDPSAHETETIGALRQVMDTVVSIDEISEA, from the coding sequence ATGGGAGCGGACGTACACGGTGGGGTGGGGCCCGCCATCGACGAAAACTGGTCGGACGGGACGGCGATGCTTCTCGAGGTTCCGGGGCTCGATCCCCGCGAGCGAGTCGCATGCCGCAGGTTGTTACCCAACTCCGACGGGATCGCCAGGTACTGTCGCTTCTCGTTCAGACGCTCCGTCGACGATCAGTTCACGGAGATCTGCCGGCACGGCGACGAGTTGCCCGACCATGGCGTGTGTGTACAGGTTCGCGGGGGGATCGGGGGAGCGTTCGATCCGACGACCGGCGGTTCCGACGAGGGTCCGCTGTCGGTTCAGACCGTCACCGACCCGTCGAACGTCACGAAGCTCGGGATCACACTGACGGAAGTGATCGACGAGGCGCCCGACGATGGAGCGACGGCGATCTGCTTCGATTCGCTGACCGTCCTGTTACAGTACGTGTCGCTGGAGGAGGCGATCCAGTTCGTGAGTTTGACGAACAGTATCGTCGGCGGGTCCGGCGGCTCCATCCATTATCACGTCGACCCGAGCGCACACGAGACGGAGACGATCGGGGCGCTTCGCCAGGTGATGGACACCGTGGTCAGCATCGACGAGATCAGCGAGGCGTGA
- a CDS encoding DUF7504 family protein, with amino-acid sequence MSSDESRDPDADETESDLGALRDIAQDVDGGEEGRDTDTTPDGESRSRTLSDLAESIDRRTGGEPNRTDHADPDGYAMDDWDAVDSPETGGVSSSAEDTIATLLELVGDIPNVLVKGPEGAVIEDILCSRLLAGRSGEPIDVVLVAINESPLQRLSILRNYLPVEIGELTVIHVPMYSDRVSAGEFDRSVNVQRVSDPTDLRRIGILISRTIADWMDSTNETAVCMHSLSELLEASTEHQRIFRFLHVLTGRISTANARAQYHLDPSRHTTETIGTFASLFEATVEYDEDGDVSLE; translated from the coding sequence GTGAGCAGCGACGAGTCACGGGATCCCGACGCGGACGAGACCGAGTCGGATCTTGGAGCCCTCCGGGACATCGCCCAGGACGTAGACGGCGGCGAGGAGGGTCGCGACACGGACACCACACCCGATGGAGAGTCCCGGTCACGAACGCTCTCCGATCTCGCGGAATCGATCGATCGACGGACCGGCGGGGAACCGAACCGGACCGACCACGCCGACCCGGACGGATACGCGATGGACGATTGGGACGCCGTGGATTCGCCGGAGACGGGAGGAGTGTCGTCGTCAGCGGAGGACACCATCGCGACGCTGCTGGAACTGGTCGGAGACATCCCGAACGTGCTGGTCAAGGGCCCCGAGGGCGCCGTCATCGAGGACATCCTCTGTTCCCGGCTGTTGGCGGGTCGGTCCGGTGAGCCGATCGATGTCGTGCTCGTCGCGATCAACGAATCGCCCCTCCAGCGGCTGTCGATCCTTCGGAACTATCTGCCGGTCGAGATCGGGGAGCTGACCGTGATCCACGTCCCGATGTACAGCGACCGAGTCTCCGCCGGCGAGTTCGACCGGTCGGTGAACGTTCAGCGGGTGTCGGACCCGACGGACCTCCGGCGCATCGGTATCCTGATCAGTCGGACGATCGCCGACTGGATGGACTCGACGAACGAGACTGCCGTGTGCATGCACTCCCTGTCGGAACTGCTCGAAGCGAGCACCGAACACCAACGCATCTTCCGGTTTCTCCACGTCCTCACCGGTCGGATCTCGACCGCGAACGCTCGCGCCCAGTATCACCTCGATCCGTCGCGACACACGACCGAGACGATCGGAACGTTCGCCTCCCTGTTCGAGGCGACGGTCGAGTACGATGAGGACGGGGATGTCTCGTTGGAGTGA